One window of Thermus islandicus DSM 21543 genomic DNA carries:
- a CDS encoding urease accessory protein UreD → MDLEFIAVGGRTLLHRAYSRGAIKVLRPFPLGEGLVLQLLTLGPGLMGGDQMEIRVHVHPGARVFLLNQSATKVLPGRGNRSVVLRLFFRVEGFLEYYPGLTIPHPASALDQRMEVSLGAEGSFCWMEMYALGRLARGEAGKFQWIRTRTAIYAETPFYMDALELFPGELGPNHPGVLEGYPYLVAGFWNWESRPFFEETGNGLLGVGPTAFSHSFLRGIGNKEVTRRALEVWRRERALRGLPDIDVTRYSSAL, encoded by the coding sequence TTGGACCTGGAGTTCATCGCTGTCGGCGGCCGGACCCTTCTACATAGGGCTTACAGCCGCGGTGCCATCAAAGTGCTGCGGCCCTTTCCCTTGGGGGAAGGCCTGGTGTTGCAGCTTTTGACCCTTGGCCCTGGCCTCATGGGAGGGGACCAGATGGAGATCCGGGTTCATGTTCATCCCGGGGCCAGGGTATTCCTGCTCAACCAGTCAGCGACCAAGGTTCTGCCTGGGCGGGGAAATCGTTCAGTGGTTTTGAGGCTTTTTTTTCGGGTGGAAGGCTTTCTGGAGTACTATCCTGGCCTCACCATTCCCCACCCCGCCTCGGCCTTGGACCAAAGGATGGAGGTGAGTTTGGGGGCGGAAGGGTCTTTCTGCTGGATGGAAATGTATGCCCTAGGGCGATTGGCTAGAGGAGAAGCGGGAAAGTTTCAGTGGATTCGCACCCGAACGGCAATTTACGCCGAAACTCCCTTTTATATGGACGCCTTGGAGCTCTTTCCTGGAGAACTCGGCCCAAACCACCCAGGGGTTCTAGAGGGCTACCCCTACCTTGTGGCCGGTTTCTGGAACTGGGAAAGCCGCCCTTTCTTTGAGGAAACAGGGAACGGGCTTCTAGGAGTGGGGCCTACCGCGTTCAGTCACTCTTTTCTTAGAGGGATTGGGAACAAAGAGGTGACCCGGAGGGCCCTAGAGGTCTGGCGTCGGGAAAGGGCGCTGAGGGGGCTC
- the ureG gene encoding urease accessory protein UreG, giving the protein MKPVKIGVAGPVGSGKTALIDRLAKAMRDRYNLAVITNDIYTYEDAEFLVRSGALPPERIAGVRTGGCPHTAIREDPAANQEAVEAMLARFPDLDILFLESGGDNLAASFSPELVDVWIYVIDVAAGDKIPRKGGPGIQKSHLLVINKIDLAPLVGADLGVMERDTRFQRGSRPWVFTNLKTGEGLDRVVEWIRREVLFEGD; this is encoded by the coding sequence GTGAAACCGGTAAAAATCGGCGTGGCCGGGCCTGTCGGCTCAGGAAAAACCGCCCTGATCGATCGGTTGGCCAAAGCCATGCGGGACCGCTATAACCTTGCGGTGATCACCAACGACATTTACACCTATGAGGACGCAGAATTCCTTGTACGCTCGGGGGCCCTTCCCCCCGAGCGGATCGCAGGGGTGAGGACGGGAGGATGCCCTCATACGGCCATTCGCGAAGACCCTGCAGCCAACCAGGAAGCGGTGGAAGCTATGCTGGCCCGCTTCCCCGATCTGGACATCCTTTTTTTGGAATCAGGGGGAGATAATCTCGCTGCTTCCTTTAGCCCGGAACTGGTGGACGTATGGATTTATGTAATTGATGTGGCCGCAGGGGACAAAATTCCCCGCAAGGGAGGCCCGGGTATTCAAAAAAGCCATCTCCTGGTGATCAACAAAATCGATCTTGCCCCTTTGGTTGGAGCCGACCTTGGGGTCATGGAACGGGATACCCGGTTCCAACGCGGTTCACGTCCTTGGGTATTTACCAACCTCAAGACGGGGGAGGGACTGGATCGCGTGGTGGAGTGGATCCGACGGGAGGTCCTCTTTGAAGGAGACTGA
- a CDS encoding urease accessory protein UreF produces MKEVTLLRLFQLADSAFPVGSFVHSYGLESYAAMGLDPERIPDLILADLRLGQLHLDLAALVLAFEKSPDLEALQRLNALLTAWKPVRGPREASLQVGKRILALLGRLYPSLPWPPLREGHQAVAWGIAGKMLGLEREPLALAFLHASVQALLMAGTRVLALGPERAQRMLCFLHPFMAKTVQEVLCNPDEALFAATPAWDLRAHQQDFLWTRLFQS; encoded by the coding sequence ATGAAGGAAGTAACCCTACTCAGGCTTTTCCAACTGGCTGATTCGGCCTTCCCGGTGGGAAGCTTCGTACACTCTTACGGCTTGGAATCTTACGCGGCCATGGGATTAGATCCTGAAAGGATACCCGATCTGATCCTCGCCGATCTTCGGCTTGGGCAGCTTCATTTGGACCTAGCCGCCTTGGTGCTGGCCTTTGAGAAAAGTCCAGACCTCGAGGCCCTGCAGCGGCTTAACGCCCTGCTTACCGCATGGAAACCGGTACGGGGGCCCAGGGAGGCCAGCCTGCAGGTAGGAAAGCGTATTCTGGCCCTTCTAGGCCGCCTATATCCCAGCCTTCCTTGGCCACCCCTGCGGGAAGGGCATCAAGCAGTGGCTTGGGGTATTGCAGGAAAGATGCTGGGGCTTGAGCGGGAACCTCTGGCCCTGGCCTTCCTTCACGCTTCCGTACAAGCTCTGCTTATGGCCGGAACCCGGGTGCTGGCGTTGGGACCTGAGCGGGCCCAACGCATGCTTTGCTTCCTTCACCCTTTTATGGCAAAAACGGTGCAAGAGGTGCTCTGCAACCCCGATGAGGCGTTGTTTGCCGCTACGCCCGCCTGGGACCTGAGGGCACATCAACAGGACTTCCTGTGGACCAGGCTGTTTCAGAGCTAG
- the ureE gene encoding urease accessory protein UreE: MIKTYVVTHIWRMEGKIPEGLQVVDLPMTSEERTQVRRRLQTPTGLVLHLALPTGTVLQPGQILCVVEGVAYRVVAAPEEVLVIYPRSLQEAAQVGHLIGNLHRPIDLSGEGIAILYDAALEERLRNLGFVMARETRSFAKTPLPGHSH; the protein is encoded by the coding sequence ATGATCAAAACCTACGTGGTGACCCACATTTGGAGGATGGAGGGGAAGATCCCGGAGGGTTTACAAGTGGTGGACTTGCCCATGACTTCGGAGGAGCGCACCCAGGTGCGCCGGCGCTTGCAAACCCCAACCGGCCTCGTCCTTCACCTGGCCCTGCCTACAGGAACCGTGCTTCAACCAGGACAGATTCTCTGTGTGGTAGAGGGTGTGGCCTACCGGGTAGTAGCAGCTCCGGAGGAGGTTCTCGTCATTTATCCCAGGAGTCTCCAGGAAGCAGCTCAAGTGGGCCACCTCATCGGCAATCTTCACCGCCCCATAGACCTTTCAGGTGAGGGGATTGCGATCCTCTACGATGCCGCTTTGGAAGAACGGCTAAGGAACCTTGGCTTTGTGATGGCTAGGGAAACGCGCTCCTTCGCCAAGACCCCTTTGCCTGGGCATAGCCACTAG
- a CDS encoding urease subunit alpha, with amino-acid sequence MRLSREARARLYGPTVGDRIRLADTNLLLEIEEDWTLPPGEEAVFGGGKSVRDGMAQSQRSRSEGAPDLVITNAVVLDWWGVVKADVGIRDGRIVALGKAGNPDIMDNVTPGLEIGPGTEIISGEGRILTPGGLDVHIHFISPQQAWEALFSGITTMIGGGTGPAEGTKATTCTPGPWYIHRMLEALEGLPLNFGLLGKGNASSPQALEEQILAGAIGLKVHEDWGATPAVIDTALTVAEAYDVQVAIHTDTLNESGFVEDTLAAFKGRTIHTFHSEGAGGGHAPDILKVVGYPNVLPSSTNPTMPYTVNTLDEHLDMLMVCHHLSANIPEDVAFAESRIRPETMAAEDVLHDLGAISMMTSDSQAMGRVGEVILRTWQTAHKMKEERGPLPQDSARNDNFRIRRYLAKYTINPAIAHGIAEYVGSIEPGKYADLVLWHPAFFGVKPDLVLKAGFIVAAPMGDPNASIPTPQPVRYRPMFAALGEALTRVSFTFVSQAALEKGELPAGLRRLLLPVRRTRGLTKKDMRLNDALPRVEVDPETYRVTVDGEEITSKPAQVLPLAQRYFLF; translated from the coding sequence ATGAGGCTTTCCCGGGAAGCTCGTGCCCGCCTTTATGGACCCACAGTAGGGGATCGGATCCGCCTGGCCGATACCAATCTCCTCTTAGAGATAGAAGAGGATTGGACCCTACCCCCGGGGGAAGAGGCCGTTTTCGGGGGTGGGAAAAGCGTCCGGGACGGGATGGCCCAGTCCCAAAGGAGTCGGTCAGAGGGGGCCCCGGATCTGGTGATTACCAATGCCGTGGTCCTGGACTGGTGGGGCGTGGTCAAGGCGGATGTAGGCATTCGGGACGGCCGCATCGTGGCTTTGGGCAAGGCAGGCAATCCGGACATCATGGACAACGTTACACCTGGCCTGGAAATCGGTCCAGGCACAGAGATCATCTCGGGCGAAGGTCGGATCCTCACCCCCGGAGGCCTTGATGTCCATATCCACTTCATCTCCCCCCAGCAAGCTTGGGAGGCCCTCTTTAGCGGCATAACCACCATGATCGGGGGAGGGACCGGACCGGCCGAAGGAACCAAGGCCACCACCTGTACCCCGGGCCCTTGGTATATCCACCGGATGCTGGAGGCCCTCGAGGGGTTACCCCTCAACTTCGGGTTACTGGGGAAGGGGAACGCTTCCTCGCCCCAGGCGTTAGAGGAACAGATCCTGGCCGGGGCGATCGGGCTTAAGGTTCACGAGGACTGGGGGGCTACCCCCGCCGTTATCGACACCGCCTTGACCGTGGCCGAGGCCTACGATGTGCAGGTGGCCATTCACACAGACACTCTGAACGAGAGCGGTTTTGTGGAAGATACGCTGGCGGCCTTCAAGGGGCGAACCATCCACACCTTTCACTCGGAGGGGGCCGGAGGAGGGCATGCCCCGGACATCCTCAAGGTAGTAGGTTACCCCAATGTGCTCCCCTCTAGCACCAACCCCACCATGCCTTACACGGTGAATACCCTGGACGAACACCTGGACATGCTGATGGTGTGCCACCATCTCAGCGCCAACATTCCCGAAGACGTGGCCTTCGCAGAGTCCCGCATCCGTCCCGAGACGATGGCAGCGGAGGATGTCCTCCATGACCTAGGAGCCATCAGCATGATGACGAGCGATTCCCAGGCCATGGGACGCGTGGGGGAGGTGATCTTAAGGACCTGGCAGACAGCTCATAAGATGAAAGAAGAACGGGGCCCGCTACCCCAAGACAGCGCAAGAAACGACAACTTCCGCATTCGGCGGTACCTGGCTAAGTATACCATCAACCCCGCCATCGCCCACGGGATTGCGGAGTATGTGGGGTCCATAGAACCCGGAAAGTACGCAGACCTGGTCCTATGGCATCCAGCTTTCTTCGGGGTTAAGCCCGATCTGGTTCTCAAAGCCGGCTTTATCGTTGCTGCACCCATGGGCGACCCCAACGCCTCCATTCCCACCCCTCAGCCTGTCCGCTATCGGCCTATGTTCGCTGCTTTAGGCGAGGCGCTAACGCGTGTCTCCTTTACCTTTGTCTCCCAGGCCGCCCTAGAGAAGGGGGAGCTTCCGGCCGGGCTGCGCCGTCTTCTGCTCCCAGTACGGCGAACCCGGGGGCTTACCAAAAAGGACATGCGGCTCAATGATGCCTTGCCCAGGGTGGAGGTGGACCCGGAGACCTACAGGGTTACGGTAGATGGAGAGGAGATAACCAGCAAACCGGCCCAGGTTCTACCTTTGGCCCAAAGATACTTCCTTTTCTAG
- a CDS encoding urease subunit beta → MIPGEMLTEPGEVELNPSRTTVCLEVANTGDRPVQVGSHAHFFEVNRALRFDREKAYGFRLNIPAGTAVRFEPGETKVVELVEIGGLRKVYGMNGLVMGSLEEKREEALRLARERGFL, encoded by the coding sequence ATGATTCCTGGGGAAATGCTTACCGAGCCGGGAGAGGTGGAGCTTAATCCTAGCCGCACTACGGTCTGCCTCGAGGTGGCCAATACTGGGGACCGTCCTGTTCAGGTGGGCTCCCACGCCCATTTCTTTGAGGTCAACCGCGCCCTTCGCTTTGACCGGGAAAAAGCTTACGGGTTCCGCCTTAACATCCCTGCTGGAACGGCCGTGCGATTTGAGCCTGGGGAAACCAAGGTAGTGGAGCTCGTAGAGATCGGGGGTCTTAGGAAGGTCTACGGCATGAACGGCTTGGTCATGGGCTCTCTGGAGGAAAAGCGGGAGGAGGCACTCCGCCTCGCCCGGGAAAGGGGATTCCTATGA
- a CDS encoding urease subunit gamma codes for MRLTEREIDKLLIFLAAEVARRRLARGLKLNYPEAVALITAEVLEGIREGKSVAELMDLGAQVLKREDVMEGVADMLEEIQVEGTFPDGTKLVTIHKPIR; via the coding sequence ATGCGGTTAACCGAACGTGAGATCGATAAGCTCCTCATCTTCCTGGCCGCTGAGGTAGCCCGACGCCGCCTTGCCCGGGGGCTCAAGTTGAACTACCCCGAGGCGGTGGCCTTGATCACAGCGGAGGTACTGGAGGGCATTCGCGAGGGCAAAAGCGTGGCGGAGCTAATGGACTTGGGAGCCCAGGTACTGAAACGGGAGGATGTGATGGAGGGGGTAGCAGATATGTTAGAAGAAATCCAAGTAGAAGGTACCTTTCCTGACGGGACCAAGTTGGTAACGATCCATAAGCCCATTCGGTAG